GGGCAGGCCGTAGAGCGGAAGCGCCTGGCGGGCGAGTTGCTCGACGCGGGCAAGCTGCTCGGCGACGGGCAGGGCGGCGAAGGATGGCGCGGGCGCGGCGGCGGGCGGCGGCACCGCGCGGCGGCGGGTGGAGGCGGGACGGCGTTCGAGCGTGAGTGCGGGCATGGGCGGATGCGGATGAAGGATCGGGTGGGGCCGGTGCGCGGGCGGAACGTCCGCGGCATTCAGGCGGCGGCGGCGGCGGCGGGGATCGACTTGGCAGCCTCGGCGAGGCCGGCTTCGAGGCGGGCGAGGATGTCGTCGCAGAGTTCCCGGGTGCAGAGGAGACCGGGTTTGAACTGGAGAATGCGCGGGTCGAGCTGCGAGTAGATGGCCCAGAGGCCGTGCTTGTAGAGGTGCGGCATGACGAGCTTCGCGCCTTCGGGATGGTCGAATTCGAGGCCGAAGATCACGCCGCGCTGGCGGATGCCGCTGAAGAAGGGTGCGAATTTTTCGCGGATGCGGTCGAGTCCGGCGCGGAGGTGGCCGGCGACGAACTTGACGTTGGCCACGGTTTCGGGGCGGAGGGTGATTTCGAGGGTTTTGAGGGCGACGATGCAGCCCAGCTCGGCGCCGCCGAAGGTGGAGATGTGCCCCCAGCCGTCCTCGGTGAGCCAGTGGCCGGCGCGCTCGTTGACGATGACGGCGCCGATCGGGTAGAGGCCGCCGCCGAGTCCCTTGCTGGTGACGATGATGTCGGGCGTGACGCCGTAGGTGCTGATGCCCCAGAGCTGGCCGCAGCGCATGAGGCCGGTCTGGACTTCGTCGGCGACGTAGAGGGTGCCGTATTTTTCGCAGAGTTTCTTCACGCCGGGCAGGTAACCGTCGTCGGGGAGCGGGAAACCGTAGGTGGCGGGGATGGTTTCCATGATGACACAGGCGGCGTCGCCGGGGCGAAGGGCCGCCTCCATCGCGTCGAGGTCGTTGAAGGGGACTTTGACGAATTCGCGCGGGTCGCCCTCGCTGAGGAACTGTTTCGCGTAGCGTTCGTTGGCGGTGCCGAGGGCAAGGCCGGTGTGGCCGTGGTAGGCGCGGATGACGGAGACGATTTTTTTGCGCCGGGCGCCGTAGCGGGCGCACTTGAGGCCGATGTCGATGGCCTCGCCGCCGCCGCTGGCGAGGACGGCGTAGTGCATGCCGGCGGGCGCGGTCTCGACGAGTTTTTTCGTGAGGGCGGCGCGGGTGATGGCGGGGAAGTGGTGGTTGCCGATGTCGAAGTGGTCGAGCGCCTCCTTGAGGGTGGCGATGATCTCGGGGTTGCGGTGGCCGAGGTTGAAGGTGCCGCCGTTGAGGTGCAGGTCGATGAGGCGGTGGCCGCTCATGTCATACATGTGGTAGCCTTCGCGGCGGCCCATGATGAAATCGACGCCATCGCGCTGCCAGGTGTGGACCTTGTGCGGGTTCCAGTAGCGGATGGAGTCGCGTTGAACGGCTGTTTTGTCGGCG
This genomic stretch from Termitidicoccus mucosus harbors:
- a CDS encoding aspartate aminotransferase family protein, translated to MSPFIESLVHADKTAVQRDSIRYWNPHKVHTWQRDGVDFIMGRREGYHMYDMSGHRLIDLHLNGGTFNLGHRNPEIIATLKEALDHFDIGNHHFPAITRAALTKKLVETAPAGMHYAVLASGGGEAIDIGLKCARYGARRKKIVSVIRAYHGHTGLALGTANERYAKQFLSEGDPREFVKVPFNDLDAMEAALRPGDAACVIMETIPATYGFPLPDDGYLPGVKKLCEKYGTLYVADEVQTGLMRCGQLWGISTYGVTPDIIVTSKGLGGGLYPIGAVIVNERAGHWLTEDGWGHISTFGGAELGCIVALKTLEITLRPETVANVKFVAGHLRAGLDRIREKFAPFFSGIRQRGVIFGLEFDHPEGAKLVMPHLYKHGLWAIYSQLDPRILQFKPGLLCTRELCDDILARLEAGLAEAAKSIPAAAAAA